The following are encoded in a window of Microvirga ossetica genomic DNA:
- a CDS encoding HAD family hydrolase: protein MTNEHPDAGGPGRHPFRAVLWDIDGTLLLSEDMHFRALRHALATEGVEAPDEFHHEIVGRAAKVVYEKCWQIFGLSMSFDQWRRLKYSYYTAHAAEIAVRPGALEAWRLFEQSGLRQALVSNSDRIVVNANIRVLGLETPGFISVSINDVVRGKPDPEPYERAATLLGLKPQQCIVIEDSPTGAQAALAAGTHIIAWPEDRTLEFPPSIRPITDLEPAVKELLQYAA, encoded by the coding sequence ATGACGAACGAACATCCAGACGCAGGTGGGCCAGGACGGCATCCGTTTCGTGCCGTGCTGTGGGACATTGACGGCACCCTGCTGCTGAGCGAGGACATGCACTTTCGTGCCCTTCGCCATGCCCTGGCAACCGAAGGGGTGGAGGCGCCTGACGAGTTTCATCATGAGATCGTCGGCCGGGCGGCGAAGGTCGTCTACGAGAAGTGCTGGCAGATCTTCGGCTTGTCGATGAGCTTCGATCAGTGGCGCCGGCTCAAATACAGCTACTACACCGCCCATGCGGCGGAGATTGCGGTGCGGCCCGGCGCGCTGGAGGCTTGGCGGCTATTCGAGCAGTCGGGGCTCCGGCAGGCCTTGGTGTCGAACTCAGACCGGATCGTGGTGAACGCGAACATCCGGGTGCTTGGCTTGGAAACGCCCGGGTTTATTTCGGTGTCGATCAATGACGTGGTGCGCGGCAAGCCTGACCCTGAGCCCTATGAGCGGGCTGCGACGCTTCTCGGGCTTAAGCCTCAGCAATGTATTGTCATCGAAGACAGTCCGACCGGAGCCCAGGCCGCCCTTGCCGCTGGAACCCACATCATCGCGTGGCCGGAGGATCGGACGCTGGAGTTCCCGCCAAGCATCCGGCCCATCACGGATCTGGAACCGGCAGTCAAGGAACTCCTCCAATATGCGGCTTGA